From one Candidatus Chlorobium masyuteum genomic stretch:
- a CDS encoding ROK family protein translates to MSRWAIGIDLGGTAIKAAVVMEERGILTERSIPTETASGPAGVVVQLASIISDLYRSALLTLDPERFAGTGLGAPGAVDAEKGVLSYPPNLPGWTIFALRDELQNCLKREENLEMPVILENDANAAALGEAVFGAGHSFRDFLLVTLGTGVGGGIILNRKLYRGPNGTAGELGFMIIDFEGEAVHAGIRGTIEGLIGKEQIVALARRMIEASATGSSVGLLCNHDYTRLSPRHLEKAALEGDELSLAVWNRVGSILGVGLASVVALMDIRKFVIGGGISAAGNLVFTPALEQIRRSTLPPMHEGLELVPARLGNKAGVYGAAALCFGGT, encoded by the coding sequence ATGTCCCGTTGGGCAATCGGTATTGACCTTGGAGGTACGGCGATCAAGGCTGCGGTCGTCATGGAGGAGCGTGGAATCCTCACCGAGAGGAGTATTCCAACTGAAACCGCATCCGGTCCTGCGGGGGTTGTGGTACAGCTTGCATCCATTATTTCTGATCTCTACCGGAGTGCACTGCTGACTCTTGATCCCGAACGGTTTGCCGGTACCGGACTTGGCGCACCGGGTGCGGTTGATGCTGAAAAAGGGGTGTTGAGCTATCCTCCGAATCTGCCGGGCTGGACCATCTTCGCGTTGCGGGATGAATTGCAGAACTGCCTGAAGAGAGAGGAAAATCTTGAGATGCCGGTGATTCTGGAAAATGATGCCAATGCGGCGGCATTGGGGGAGGCAGTGTTTGGCGCCGGCCACAGCTTCCGGGATTTTCTGCTGGTTACACTCGGTACCGGTGTTGGCGGAGGGATAATTTTGAACAGGAAACTCTATCGCGGCCCGAATGGGACCGCCGGCGAACTCGGGTTCATGATTATCGATTTCGAAGGGGAAGCCGTTCATGCCGGGATTCGGGGCACCATTGAAGGACTCATCGGCAAAGAGCAGATTGTGGCACTTGCACGCCGGATGATTGAAGCGAGCGCCACCGGCTCCTCGGTCGGCCTGCTCTGTAATCATGACTATACCAGGCTTTCGCCCCGCCATCTTGAAAAAGCAGCACTTGAAGGTGACGAACTCTCCCTTGCAGTCTGGAACCGGGTAGGCTCAATTCTTGGTGTGGGGCTTGCCAGTGTCGTGGCGCTTATGGATATCCGGAAATTTGTCATCGGCGGAGGTATTTCGGCTGCCGGAAACCTTGTGTTTACTCCTGCCCTTGAGCAGATCAGGCGCTCCACGCTTCCTCCCATGCATGAGGGGCTTGAGCTGGTTCCAGCCCGTCTTGGCAACAAGGCAGGAGTGTATGGTGCCGCAGCGCTCTGCTTCGGCGGAACATAA
- the lpxA gene encoding acyl-ACP--UDP-N-acetylglucosamine O-acyltransferase, which yields MQSTVHATAVIGQNVVLGEGVTIGPYTVIDDDVEIGDGTTIAPHVYIASGARIGRDCRIHSGAVLATAPQDLKFAGEQTYLYIGDRTVIRECVTLNRGTKASGKTVVGSDNLIMAYVHAGHDCVIGNNVVIANSVQFGGHCEVGDYAVIGGLAGVHQFVRIGRFAMVGGIARASLDVPPFVMAGGHDSFRYEGLNAIGLKRRGFTPEKITLVKNAYRILFQSGLLLGNALEKVKSELPQEPEIREILDFFASGQYGRKFIRPYNN from the coding sequence ATGCAGAGCACTGTTCATGCAACTGCCGTGATCGGCCAGAATGTCGTTCTCGGAGAAGGGGTCACCATTGGGCCCTACACTGTTATTGATGATGATGTTGAAATCGGTGACGGTACCACGATAGCGCCACACGTTTACATTGCATCCGGCGCACGCATTGGCCGTGATTGCCGCATCCATTCCGGTGCAGTGCTTGCTACCGCTCCCCAGGACCTCAAGTTTGCCGGAGAGCAGACCTATCTCTATATCGGCGACCGGACGGTTATCAGGGAGTGTGTGACCCTTAACCGCGGGACAAAGGCGAGCGGTAAAACCGTTGTCGGCTCTGATAATCTTATCATGGCCTATGTGCATGCCGGTCACGACTGTGTGATTGGCAACAACGTTGTTATCGCAAACTCTGTTCAGTTCGGCGGTCATTGTGAAGTTGGCGACTATGCGGTGATCGGAGGCCTTGCCGGAGTTCACCAGTTTGTACGTATTGGCCGCTTCGCCATGGTAGGCGGTATCGCAAGAGCTTCGCTTGATGTTCCCCCTTTTGTGATGGCAGGCGGGCATGACTCTTTTCGCTATGAGGGTCTGAACGCTATCGGTCTGAAACGGCGGGGTTTTACGCCGGAGAAGATAACGCTGGTTAAAAATGCATACCGGATTCTTTTTCAGTCGGGGCTTCTTCTGGGTAACGCCCTTGAAAAGGTGAAGAGTGAACTGCCTCAGGAGCCGGAGATCAGAGAGATTCTTGACTTTTTTGCCTCGGGGCAATACGGCCGGAAATTCATCAGGCCATACAACAACTAA
- a CDS encoding glycosyltransferase family 117 protein, translated as MTHRTINRTLAAVLFIAAEILYLATMAPTFSFWDCGEFIATAYTLGIPHPPGSPLFLLLGRLFTMIPLFTDIGARVNLISTLASAASVSLTYLIIVRLIMLYRKSDPAGWSMAEKVSAYGSAVIGALALAFSDSFWFNAVEAEVYAASSLFTALIVWIILRWYDEEPRPGNERWLLLVMYMIGLSIGVHLLSLLAVFPVALLYYFKKHKVTVKSFALLCLASSGLFFLIYIGIIKGLPIIFQLTSWPGFFLFLALLIYGTWYSHKHRMPLLNTLLVSLFLIIIGYTSYALIFVRAQAGPPINENNPSTPTVFFSYLNRDQYGDMPLWPRRWSPEPVHQYFYEQYSSDLDYFLTYQMQKMYFRYFGWQFIGREHDMEGAGVDWSVLWGIPFLVGLVGAVTHFRRQWKMGLVVTALFVFTGAALVIYLNQTEPQPRERDYSYVGSFFAFALWIGIGVESIWQMASDRLKGKGRNTQLILASLTVTAAFLLINGRMLQANYRVHDRSGNYVPWDWAWNMLQSCEKDAILFTNGDNDTFPLWYLQEVEGIRTDVRVVNLSLANTGWYLDQLKNSRPRGAKPVALSLSDGEIADITYVPIDSVDAVLPSFPARQQLVRDISQRGVSLPAEPQDTMTWLLKPGLTYDGQGYLRPQDIAVYEILMNNFSTRPIYFALTVDTESMIGIENYLRLDGLAYRVVPVKSADPMSFVDPVLLYRNLVGVYRYRNLNNPKVFLEETARRLCGNYTPLFVRLALELAADPAGEITIHEANGSMRTLRRGALALEVLDKSSQLLPLAQYPLNPELAGSVIALYVRLGEKQKASSYIKYLEKLRSQSSLESDPRLFYVLARAYRDFGREDEANRIIARLATELRQPGLMEKFKTMKQ; from the coding sequence ATGACACACCGGACGATTAATCGTACTCTTGCGGCAGTTCTCTTTATTGCAGCGGAAATTTTATACCTCGCCACCATGGCTCCCACCTTCTCGTTCTGGGATTGCGGGGAATTTATCGCTACAGCCTATACCCTCGGTATTCCGCACCCTCCGGGATCACCGCTTTTTCTTCTGCTCGGGCGCCTCTTTACCATGATTCCCCTGTTCACTGATATCGGAGCCAGAGTCAACCTGATCAGTACGCTGGCAAGCGCAGCATCCGTCAGTCTGACCTATCTCATCATTGTCCGGCTTATTATGCTCTATCGAAAGAGCGATCCGGCTGGCTGGAGCATGGCTGAAAAGGTATCGGCTTATGGCAGTGCCGTTATCGGAGCGCTGGCCCTTGCCTTTTCCGACAGTTTCTGGTTCAATGCCGTTGAAGCCGAAGTCTATGCCGCCTCATCGTTGTTTACTGCCCTTATTGTCTGGATTATCCTCCGCTGGTATGATGAAGAGCCCAGGCCGGGCAATGAACGGTGGCTGCTGCTGGTCATGTATATGATCGGTCTCTCTATCGGTGTTCACCTGCTCAGTCTGCTGGCGGTTTTCCCTGTTGCCCTTCTCTACTATTTCAAAAAACATAAGGTTACGGTTAAATCGTTTGCTTTGCTCTGCCTGGCCTCATCGGGGCTTTTTTTCCTGATCTATATCGGTATTATCAAAGGGCTGCCCATAATTTTTCAGCTTACCTCGTGGCCCGGTTTTTTCCTCTTTCTCGCGCTGCTCATCTATGGCACCTGGTATAGCCATAAACACCGGATGCCGCTTTTGAACACGCTTCTGGTGTCGCTCTTTCTTATTATTATCGGATACACCTCCTACGCGCTGATCTTTGTGCGGGCACAGGCCGGTCCGCCGATCAATGAAAATAACCCGTCGACTCCGACAGTCTTTTTCTCCTACCTGAACCGTGACCAGTATGGAGATATGCCCCTCTGGCCGCGGAGGTGGTCACCCGAGCCGGTGCATCAGTATTTCTACGAGCAGTACTCGAGCGATCTCGACTATTTTCTCACCTATCAGATGCAGAAGATGTACTTCCGCTATTTCGGCTGGCAGTTTATCGGTCGTGAGCATGATATGGAGGGAGCCGGAGTTGACTGGTCGGTGCTGTGGGGCATTCCATTTCTTGTCGGGCTTGTCGGTGCAGTCACTCATTTCAGGCGTCAGTGGAAGATGGGGCTTGTCGTTACGGCGCTCTTTGTCTTTACCGGCGCAGCTCTTGTTATCTATCTCAACCAGACTGAACCTCAGCCGCGCGAGCGGGATTACAGTTATGTCGGCAGCTTTTTTGCTTTTGCCCTCTGGATAGGCATCGGGGTGGAGAGCATCTGGCAGATGGCCAGCGATCGGCTGAAAGGAAAAGGCAGAAACACGCAGTTGATTCTCGCCTCGCTGACGGTTACCGCAGCGTTTCTTTTGATCAACGGCCGGATGCTGCAGGCAAACTACCGGGTGCATGACCGCTCCGGCAACTATGTGCCATGGGACTGGGCCTGGAATATGCTGCAGAGCTGTGAAAAGGATGCCATTCTTTTTACCAATGGCGACAATGACACCTTTCCTCTCTGGTACCTTCAGGAGGTCGAGGGAATCCGTACCGATGTGCGGGTGGTCAATCTCAGTCTGGCCAATACCGGCTGGTACCTCGATCAGTTGAAAAACAGCCGTCCAAGAGGAGCCAAGCCGGTTGCATTGAGTCTGAGTGATGGGGAGATTGCCGATATCACCTACGTTCCGATTGATTCGGTGGATGCTGTTCTTCCTTCGTTTCCGGCCCGCCAGCAGCTTGTCCGTGACATCTCTCAACGCGGGGTTTCGCTGCCCGCAGAACCGCAGGATACCATGACCTGGCTGCTGAAACCCGGACTGACCTATGACGGTCAGGGTTATCTCCGGCCCCAGGATATAGCGGTCTATGAGATTCTGATGAACAACTTCTCCACCCGGCCAATCTATTTTGCTCTGACGGTAGATACTGAAAGCATGATTGGCATAGAAAACTATCTCCGTCTTGACGGACTTGCCTACAGGGTGGTTCCGGTTAAAAGCGCTGACCCGATGAGCTTTGTTGATCCGGTGCTGCTCTACCGCAATCTTGTTGGTGTTTACCGCTATCGGAATCTTAATAACCCTAAGGTATTTCTTGAAGAGACCGCAAGACGGCTTTGCGGCAACTACACCCCGCTCTTTGTACGGCTTGCCCTTGAGCTCGCTGCAGATCCTGCGGGAGAGATCACCATCCATGAAGCAAACGGTTCCATGCGCACGCTGCGCAGGGGTGCACTTGCCCTTGAGGTTCTGGACAAATCGTCCCAGCTTCTGCCGCTCGCCCAGTACCCGTTAAATCCTGAACTTGCCGGTTCGGTCATTGCGCTCTATGTTCGTCTTGGTGAAAAGCAGAAAGCCTCTTCGTATATTAAATATCTTGAAAAACTGCGCAGCCAGTCATCTCTGGAGTCCGATCCCCGACTTTTTTATGTGCTTGCACGGGCATATCGCGATTTCGGAAGGGAGGATGAAGCCAATCGCATCATCGCCCGGCTTGCTACCGAGCTTCGTCAGCCGGGACTTATGGAGAAATTTAAAACAATGAAGCAATAA
- the hemW gene encoding radical SAM family heme chaperone HemW codes for MLTLYVHIPFCRSRCSYCDFYLVTATKHIEAFFRALALETAFRAPMLQGRTISAIHFGGGTPSMVPVHYLAGWLEQVASLCTFSPDIEIALEANPEDLAAGAMEEIRAAGITRLSIGLQSFTNEKLRALGRAHTALESMQVTERALKQFDSVSVDLICGVPGEQMPLWKADMEQAVMLRPQHISVYMLSVEPKTLLHRNLMNGSITVPDESVQADLYEYAGRKLGEEGYHHYEVSNFCFGNHHSRYNLASWKRQPYIGFGPSAHSFYCSGGREIRTANVSALSRYIANPEAVDSFREELTDEEIFTEKVFLALRINSGLCVEFLRKDNKLGLRLSERIERFEAKGWIRLAEERLYLTEKGFLFADLIAGDLIFGQAY; via the coding sequence ATGCTTACACTTTATGTCCATATTCCATTCTGCCGGAGCCGGTGCAGCTATTGTGATTTTTATCTTGTAACCGCAACAAAACATATTGAAGCGTTTTTCAGGGCTCTCGCTCTTGAGACGGCTTTTCGTGCCCCGATGCTGCAAGGCCGAACCATCAGCGCGATTCATTTCGGGGGAGGTACGCCATCCATGGTACCGGTACACTACCTTGCCGGATGGCTTGAGCAGGTTGCCTCCCTGTGCACGTTTTCTCCCGATATCGAAATAGCTCTTGAGGCAAATCCGGAAGATCTTGCGGCAGGGGCAATGGAGGAGATTCGTGCGGCAGGGATAACAAGGCTGAGTATCGGCCTTCAATCCTTTACCAATGAAAAGCTTCGTGCACTTGGTCGTGCCCATACAGCCCTTGAGTCGATGCAGGTAACAGAAAGGGCTCTGAAGCAGTTTGATTCGGTCAGTGTTGATCTCATCTGTGGAGTTCCGGGTGAGCAGATGCCGCTCTGGAAGGCCGATATGGAGCAGGCGGTTATGCTGCGGCCTCAGCACATCTCAGTCTATATGCTCTCTGTGGAGCCGAAGACCCTGCTTCACCGCAATCTGATGAACGGATCGATTACTGTTCCGGATGAGAGCGTGCAGGCTGACCTCTATGAATATGCAGGGCGGAAACTGGGTGAGGAGGGGTACCATCATTACGAGGTTTCCAACTTCTGTTTCGGTAATCATCACTCCCGCTATAATCTGGCAAGCTGGAAACGTCAGCCATACATCGGTTTCGGTCCCTCGGCACACAGTTTTTATTGCTCAGGGGGACGTGAAATCCGCACGGCAAATGTTTCAGCTTTGAGCCGCTATATCGCGAACCCGGAGGCAGTGGACTCTTTTCGTGAGGAGCTGACGGATGAGGAGATCTTTACCGAAAAGGTTTTTCTTGCGCTGAGAATAAACAGTGGTCTATGTGTTGAGTTTTTGAGAAAAGACAATAAATTAGGGCTTCGCCTTTCAGAACGCATTGAACGATTCGAAGCGAAAGGGTGGATACGACTTGCAGAGGAGAGGCTCTATCTGACAGAAAAAGGTTTTTTGTTTGCCGATCTCATTGCCGGGGATCTTATTTTCGGACAGGCTTATTGA
- a CDS encoding D-glycero-alpha-D-manno-heptose-1,7-bisphosphate 7-phosphatase encodes MSETIKVLFLDRDGTINRDTGSYVYLKEQLILIERADEAIALAKAAGFRIVIISNQAGIARGIATVEQVEEVNRYLNELLSRRSAAFDRCYYCPSHPDYPHPLYDRYSACRKPETGMVEHAIRDYQAEGLVVDRSASFFVGDKTIDVECGQRAGLRPVLVRTGHNEEDLCLKKNIIPEFVADDLYQAVTEYILAPV; translated from the coding sequence ATGTCGGAGACCATAAAGGTTCTTTTTCTTGACCGGGATGGAACCATCAATCGCGATACCGGTTCATACGTTTATCTGAAAGAGCAGCTGATTCTGATTGAGCGCGCCGATGAGGCTATTGCTCTGGCAAAGGCGGCCGGTTTCAGGATCGTTATTATCAGCAACCAGGCGGGTATTGCCCGGGGGATTGCGACGGTTGAACAGGTTGAAGAGGTGAACCGGTATCTCAATGAGCTGCTCTCCCGGCGGAGTGCAGCGTTCGATCGATGCTACTACTGCCCCTCCCATCCGGACTACCCCCATCCACTCTACGACCGTTACAGCGCGTGCCGGAAACCGGAAACAGGAATGGTTGAGCATGCCATACGGGACTATCAGGCAGAAGGACTTGTAGTCGACAGGAGTGCCTCTTTTTTTGTCGGAGATAAAACCATTGATGTCGAGTGCGGCCAGCGGGCCGGACTGAGGCCTGTGCTTGTGCGTACCGGTCATAATGAGGAAGATCTCTGCTTGAAGAAAAATATCATTCCTGAATTTGTTGCTGATGATCTCTATCAGGCCGTTACGGAGTATATCCTTGCCCCTGTCTGA
- a CDS encoding starch synthase — MSRRNFKVLYVSGEVSPFVRISALADFMASFPQALEEEGFEARIMMPKYGTINDRKFRLHDVLRLSDIEVHLKEKTDLLNVKVTALPSSKIQTYFLYNEKYFKRNGLFTDIAAENDLKATAEKVIFFNVGVLETLQRLGWKPDIIHCHDWQASLIPLLLKTVYADHEFFREIKTVLTIHNIYRQGILPFKVFQKQLPEEVSSALHRKNDEVNMLYTGVENVDLLTTTSKRYAEEIVHDGVQTYGLGRVLEEHQDNFHGIVNGIDTRQWNPSTDKLIKKRFGLENMEGKLDNKKTLLEEAGLPYREGVPVVGVIANFDEFQGAELLQASLEQLVALDIQLVIYGSGDKKYEKVFQDFAAEHPEQVSVQTEYSDTFFHLAIAGLDILLMPGMIEACGMIQMFAMNYGTIPVVYAGGGIVETIDELSGSNGSGFIFHEYTPEALTLKLQEAIECYQNGEFWQQIVSEAMNRDFAWKNSAEEYGELYRKLLEKP, encoded by the coding sequence ATGTCCAGACGAAATTTCAAAGTTCTTTATGTCTCCGGTGAAGTATCTCCTTTTGTAAGAATCAGCGCGCTTGCTGACTTTATGGCATCGTTTCCCCAGGCTCTTGAGGAGGAAGGGTTCGAGGCACGTATCATGATGCCTAAATACGGCACCATCAATGACCGGAAGTTCCGGTTGCACGATGTTCTGCGCCTGTCCGATATTGAGGTACATCTCAAGGAGAAAACAGACTTGCTGAACGTCAAGGTTACGGCGTTGCCATCAAGCAAGATCCAGACCTATTTTCTCTACAATGAGAAATATTTCAAGCGCAATGGTCTTTTTACCGATATAGCTGCCGAAAATGATCTGAAAGCCACAGCAGAAAAGGTGATTTTTTTCAATGTCGGTGTGCTTGAGACCCTCCAGCGGCTCGGCTGGAAGCCCGATATTATTCACTGTCATGACTGGCAGGCAAGCCTTATTCCGCTCCTTTTGAAAACGGTCTATGCAGACCATGAGTTTTTCAGGGAGATAAAAACGGTTCTTACCATTCATAATATCTACCGTCAGGGTATTCTTCCCTTCAAGGTTTTCCAGAAGCAGCTCCCCGAAGAGGTTTCCAGTGCCCTTCATCGCAAAAACGATGAGGTGAATATGCTCTATACCGGAGTGGAAAATGTTGACCTGCTTACCACAACTTCGAAGCGTTATGCCGAAGAGATTGTGCATGATGGTGTGCAGACCTACGGGCTCGGCCGGGTACTTGAGGAGCATCAGGACAATTTTCACGGAATTGTCAACGGTATAGATACCCGCCAGTGGAATCCCTCGACCGACAAGCTGATCAAAAAACGTTTCGGTCTGGAGAATATGGAGGGCAAGCTGGACAATAAAAAAACGCTGCTCGAAGAGGCCGGACTACCCTATCGTGAAGGCGTGCCGGTCGTTGGTGTTATCGCTAACTTTGACGAGTTCCAGGGCGCCGAGCTCCTCCAGGCAAGTCTTGAACAGCTTGTTGCGCTTGATATTCAGCTGGTGATCTACGGTTCGGGTGACAAGAAATATGAAAAAGTATTTCAGGATTTTGCGGCGGAGCATCCCGAACAGGTGAGTGTTCAGACGGAGTACTCCGACACCTTCTTCCATCTTGCGATTGCCGGACTCGACATCCTGCTTATGCCCGGAATGATTGAGGCGTGCGGAATGATCCAGATGTTTGCCATGAACTATGGAACAATTCCCGTTGTCTATGCAGGAGGCGGTATTGTTGAAACAATTGATGAACTTTCAGGCAGCAACGGTTCCGGATTTATTTTTCATGAGTATACCCCAGAGGCTCTGACCCTGAAGCTTCAGGAGGCCATTGAGTGCTATCAGAACGGGGAGTTCTGGCAGCAGATTGTCAGTGAAGCTATGAACCGTGATTTTGCCTGGAAAAACTCGGCTGAAGAGTATGGCGAGTTGTATCGCAAACTTCTTGAAAAGCCGTAA
- a CDS encoding Ig-like domain-containing protein, with protein sequence MPGRSRIMKLFISLLMLLLAACASDRPPSGGLAESAPLQIIFSDPAPESVNVGAKSIHLTFSHEISARQLVNSVLFHPAVGNYDIAVNGREAEIILHTPLERNRTYTLTLDKNLRDYLGRTFSAPYTLSFSSGPVMESGKINGAVLNENWSPATNVVVVAYTDQREPGTGETSLLNREPDYLVQTDASGSFTFKHIKTGSYRIIAVNDRNHDLRYNYRSEETAQSSSEVVSSGQKASGDLVLRVTGMQRDSGTLVSCIPVTRGQIEISFSRPLLTSSFDPANVEIRHAQTGTRVTVTAWYSKNRSMFDRDFIFMSSELIPAEPYTINEKGKEKRAGITFFASGITPSKEQLTLTLLPENLSNPAYLDRAWPSLGKAVILNFSHPVEKSALNRAVTLAEAGAGGKIPLHFSLTTIDSRTFALKPESGFKPGLSFTVTVNTEAIGGTPAKPVTSTFRAAAKEDTGTLTGSCSASGEYVIVEARAAGSASAYRTTAQRAKNGTLHYNIPELPPGSYIVSAFAPSGKMPPEPWQAWNPGSIVPYQPAEPFGIFPGAVMVRAQWTTSAIDIAIKQ encoded by the coding sequence ATGCCGGGTAGATCACGCATCATGAAGCTCTTCATCTCTCTGCTGATGCTGCTATTGGCGGCTTGCGCATCGGACAGGCCGCCATCAGGAGGCCTTGCAGAAAGCGCCCCTCTTCAGATTATTTTTTCCGACCCGGCACCCGAATCCGTCAATGTCGGAGCAAAAAGCATCCATCTGACATTCAGCCATGAAATTTCAGCTCGCCAATTAGTCAATTCGGTGCTTTTTCACCCGGCTGTCGGCAACTATGATATTGCCGTGAATGGGAGAGAAGCGGAAATCATACTCCACACTCCTCTCGAACGCAACCGTACCTACACGCTCACTCTGGACAAAAATCTCCGGGATTACCTCGGGCGGACCTTTTCTGCTCCCTATACACTGTCATTTTCATCCGGTCCGGTTATGGAGAGCGGCAAAATAAACGGAGCGGTACTCAATGAAAACTGGTCACCGGCTACAAATGTAGTGGTAGTTGCCTATACTGATCAACGGGAACCCGGCACCGGCGAAACAAGCCTGCTCAACAGAGAACCTGATTATCTTGTTCAGACAGACGCTTCCGGATCGTTCACCTTCAAGCATATCAAAACAGGATCATACAGGATTATTGCAGTCAACGACCGGAACCACGACCTTCGCTATAACTACCGCTCGGAGGAGACCGCTCAAAGCAGCTCCGAAGTTGTTTCGTCCGGCCAAAAAGCTTCCGGAGATCTTGTTTTAAGAGTTACCGGTATGCAGCGCGATTCCGGCACCCTTGTATCATGCATTCCGGTTACCCGCGGGCAGATCGAAATCAGCTTCTCCCGACCGCTTCTGACCTCCTCATTTGACCCTGCAAATGTTGAGATCCGTCATGCACAAACCGGAACTCGGGTAACAGTCACGGCCTGGTATAGCAAAAACCGCTCAATGTTCGACCGGGATTTTATTTTTATGTCGTCGGAACTCATCCCTGCTGAACCATACACCATAAACGAGAAGGGGAAGGAAAAAAGAGCAGGTATCACCTTTTTTGCTTCAGGCATTACTCCCTCAAAAGAGCAACTCACCCTAACGCTGCTGCCGGAAAACCTGAGTAATCCGGCCTATCTTGATCGAGCATGGCCATCTTTAGGCAAGGCTGTCATCCTCAATTTTTCTCACCCTGTCGAAAAGAGTGCACTCAACCGCGCGGTCACGCTTGCTGAAGCCGGTGCAGGCGGCAAGATCCCCCTTCACTTTTCTTTGACAACCATCGACTCCCGCACCTTTGCCCTGAAACCGGAGAGCGGGTTCAAGCCAGGGCTCTCCTTCACGGTCACAGTCAACACTGAAGCCATTGGCGGAACTCCGGCAAAACCGGTTACATCAACATTCAGGGCTGCTGCAAAAGAGGATACAGGAACGCTCACCGGCTCCTGTTCAGCTTCGGGTGAGTACGTGATTGTGGAGGCCCGAGCTGCCGGTTCAGCATCTGCATACAGAACTACAGCACAGCGTGCGAAAAATGGAACATTGCACTACAACATTCCAGAACTGCCGCCGGGCAGCTACATAGTCAGCGCATTTGCCCCTTCGGGAAAGATGCCGCCGGAACCCTGGCAGGCGTGGAACCCCGGATCAATCGTCCCGTATCAGCCGGCTGAGCCGTTCGGCATCTTTCCCGGTGCGGTCATGGTAAGAGCACAATGGACAACCTCAGCTATCGATATTGCCATAAAACAGTGA
- the bchJ gene encoding bacteriochlorophyll 4-vinyl reductase, whose product MSTPSKIGPNSIIQTVAALEARYGKTETEKILRKIGQGYVIGNLPKEMVEESKFHSMVIALQKELGDEVTAAILKESGERTARYLLKVRIPGIFQKLVKLLPARPAFKIFLFAISKNAWTFAGSGEFSYTMNRPPEIAVRVTYPSLPVVGNFYLGTFTALLQELVNPNTTIKADIRKESNTIRCHYRCEI is encoded by the coding sequence ATGAGCACACCATCAAAAATAGGCCCCAACTCTATTATCCAGACCGTTGCCGCCCTTGAGGCCAGGTACGGCAAAACAGAAACAGAAAAGATCCTTCGTAAAATCGGCCAGGGGTATGTTATCGGCAACCTGCCGAAGGAGATGGTAGAAGAGTCGAAATTTCACTCCATGGTGATCGCGCTGCAAAAAGAGCTCGGTGACGAGGTGACGGCCGCAATTCTCAAAGAGTCAGGAGAGCGGACTGCCCGGTACCTCCTGAAAGTCCGTATTCCCGGGATCTTCCAGAAACTGGTGAAACTCCTGCCTGCCCGCCCTGCATTCAAGATCTTTCTTTTTGCCATCAGCAAAAACGCATGGACATTCGCCGGCAGCGGAGAGTTCAGCTACACCATGAACCGGCCGCCGGAAATCGCTGTCCGTGTCACCTACCCCTCCCTTCCCGTAGTCGGGAACTTCTATCTCGGCACCTTCACCGCCCTCCTGCAGGAGCTGGTTAACCCGAACACAACAATCAAAGCCGACATCCGCAAGGAGAGCAACACCATCCGCTGCCACTACCGGTGTGAGATCTAA
- a CDS encoding 4a-hydroxytetrahydrobiopterin dehydratase, producing the protein MKELNNMLCIPCPAETLPMTESQCKRLLENIPGWELEKKDGLIRLRRTFTLPDFMSALAFSNKIGELAEAEQHHPELIIAWGSVTVTWWTHSIKGLHINDFIMAARTSALESDQACTGSAKAAR; encoded by the coding sequence ATGAAAGAGCTGAATAACATGCTCTGCATACCCTGCCCTGCAGAAACCCTGCCTATGACTGAAAGCCAGTGCAAACGCCTTCTGGAGAATATTCCCGGATGGGAACTTGAAAAAAAAGATGGATTAATCCGGTTGAGACGAACCTTCACCCTTCCGGACTTCATGAGCGCTCTTGCTTTTTCCAACAAGATTGGAGAACTGGCTGAAGCCGAACAGCATCACCCGGAACTGATAATTGCGTGGGGAAGCGTTACGGTCACCTGGTGGACGCACAGTATTAAGGGATTGCACATAAACGACTTCATCATGGCCGCACGCACCAGTGCTCTTGAAAGCGATCAAGCTTGTACAGGATCAGCCAAAGCTGCAAGATGA